Part of the Cloacibacterium caeni genome is shown below.
GATGAAATGTATAATTTCGTTAGTGGTGGGTTCAATGGACAAGTAAATGTTTATGGATTGCCAAGTGGTAGATTATTAAAAGTATTACCTGTTTTCTCTGTAAATCCAGAAAATGGGTATGGTTACAGTGAAGAAACTAAACCGATGTTAGAAACTTCTCACGGATTTATTCCTTGGGACGATCAACACCACTTAGCATTATCTCAAACTAATGGAGAAACAGATGGAAGATGGTTATTCGCTAACGCTAATAACACACCACGTGTTGCAAGATTAGATCTTAAAACATTTAAAACAGTAGAAATTATAGAATTGCCGAACTCTGCAGGTAACCACTCTTCACCATTTATTACCGAAAATACAGAATATGTAGTGGCAGGTACTCGTTTTGCTGTTCCTACAGATGATCAAAACGGAGACGTTCCTATTAATTCTTTCAAAGAAAACTTCAAAGGAGTGATTTCTTTCATCGGAGTTAATAAAGAAACTGGCGATATGAATTTATCATTCCAAATTGAAGCTCCGGGTGTAAACTTTGACCTTTCTCACGCTGGTAAAGGAAAATCTCACGGTTGGTTCTTCTTCTCTTGCTATAATTCAGAACAAGCGAATTCTTTATTAGAAGTTAATGCTTCACAAAATGATAAAGACTTTATCATGGCGGTAAACTGGAAAAAAGCTGAAGAATATCTAAAAGCTGGTAAAGGTAGAAAAGTAAAAACTCAGTATGCTCATAATACTTGGAATGAAGAAACTCACACTGCTACCTCTAAAATGGAGCAAGAAGTGACTGTACTTTCTGCTAAAGAATTAAAAGATATTTGCTATTTCATGCCTACACCAAAATCTCCTCACGGTTGTGACGTAGACCCAACTGGTGAATATATTATTGGTTCTGGTAAATTAGCAGCAATGATTCCTGTTCACAGCTTTAGCAAAATGCTTAAAGCGATTGAAAACAAAGAATTTTCTGGTGAATATGATGGAATCCCAATCTTAAAATATGAATCTACACTTCATGGTGAAGTTCAAAAACCAGGTTTAGGGCCATTACACACAGAATTTGATGGAAAAGGTAACGCTTATACTTCTATGTTTGTATCTTCAGAAGTGGTGAAATGGGACATCAAAACATTAAAAGTTCTTGATAGACAACCAACTTTCTACTCTGTAGGTCACTTAATGGTTGCAGGTGGTGATACCAGCAAACCTTTCGGGAAATATTTAGTAGCTTATAATAAAATTACTAAAGACAGATTCTTACCAACAGGTCCAGAATTAACTCAATCTGCTCAGTTATTTGATATTAGCGGAGATAAAATGAAGCTGTTATTAGATTTTCCAACTTTTGGTGAACCTCACTACGCACAAGCTGCTCCTGCAGAATTATTCACGAAAAATCAGTTGAAATTCTATGATATTGCTAAAAACAAACATCCTTATGCAACTAAAGGTGAAGCAGAATCTAAAGTGGTAAGACAAGGCAATAAAGTACACGTTTATATGACTTCCATCCGCTCTCACTTTGCTCCAGATAATATTGAAGGTATCAAAGTAGGTGATGAAGTGTACTTCCACGTGACCAACTTAGAACAAGACTGGGATGTACCGCATGGTTTCGCTATCAAAGGCAATCAAAATGCAGAATTATTGATTATGCCAGGTGAAACTTGTACTCTAAAATGGGTTCCTAAAAAACCAGGAATGTACCCAATGTATTGTACAGACTTCTGTTCTGCATTACACCAAGAAATGCAAGGTTATGTAAGAGTTTCTCCAGCAGGAAGCAATGTTCCTCTTACTTACAGCCTCAATAATAAAGCGGATAACGCTAAAAGCCCTGTGAAAACAGCAGTAACAAAATAAATTCTAAAAGGGCAGTTTCTACTGCCCTTTTTTACTTCTGTAACAAAAGTTACACTCTATAAGAACTTCTTATTACAATCTAAAAACAATGAAAAATAATTCATTATCCAAACTCTCTAAAATTTTGCTTATTACAAGCGGAATTGGATTAATCATCAGCATCTTCGTTCCTTTATGGGCCATTTATCTAGAAGCTCCACAATATCCAGAAGGATTGGGCATGTTTCTCCATGCCAACAAAATCACAGGAGACTACGAAATTATCAATGGACTGAACCATTATATTGGGATGAAAGAAATACATCAGGAAGATTTTTGGGAATTTAAAATTTTACCTTATGCGTTAGGATTCTTTGCCGCTTTGGCATTTCTCACCGTATTCCTCAATAATAAGAAATGGCTTTATTTCTTTGCCGCTTTATTTCTTATATTTGGAGTAGCTTTCATGGTAGATTTCTATCTTTGGGAGTACGATTACGGGCATAACCTTAATCCCAATGCAGCGATTGTAGTTCCGGGCATGAGTTACCAACCACCACTTTTCGGTTTTAAACAGCTTCTGAATTTCGGTGCGTATTCTTATCCTGATATTGGTGGATGGATTATGTTTGGTGTAGGAATTATCCTTGTTGTTTTATCTTATTTAGAAATAAAATCTTCCAAAAAAGTAATATAAAATGAAAAATTTATTTAACATTCTAGGAATCATCTCTTTAGGTATATTTTTTTCTTGTTCACCAAAAGGTCCAGAAAAAATAAACTTCGGGAAAGACCAGTGTGAACTTTGCAAAATGGGAATAGAAGACCCTAAATTCGCCACAGAACTTATTACAGAAAAAGGCAGAATCTATAAATTCGATGATCTGAACTGTATGCAAAGTTATGCTACCGAAAATGCAGAGCAAGTAGGTCAAGCCAAATTGTTTGTGCCAGATTTTCTCACCAATGAATTGTTCCCACTAGAAAAAGCAACCCTAATCACAGGTGGTGCCATAAAAAGCCCTATGAATGGTAATGTAGCTGCTTTTATCGACAAAACCAAAGCCCAAGAAGAAGCTCAAAAATTAGGAGCGAGCTTCCTAGAACAATAAATTTCACTTTAACTTATAGCTTTTAGGCTTTGTGAGAAACATTATTTTTAATATTTTTAGCAAAGCCTATTTTTTTGAAACATTTTGAAAAATTTATCCAAAATATTATCATTGTTATTTCTCCTGAATTTTGTTTATCATTCAGCAAAAACGCTTGTGGTAGGTAAAAATCAGGCTTATAAAACCATTAACTCCGCCATTGCTCAAGCTCAAAATGGCGATACGATTTTGGTGCAAAAAGGTCATTACAAAGAAGGAAACATCAACATCCAAAAATCTATTGCCTTGATTGGAATCGGCAGACCTGTTTTGGACGGTCAGATGAAGTACGAAATTGTTTCTCTAAGAGCCAATAAAATTCTTTTGCAAGGTTTTAAAATCATCAATTCTGGGGAAGATGAAGTGAAAAACATAGGAGCTGTTCGATTGTATGACAGTCAGTTTTCTACTATTAAAAATAATATTTTCGAGAACAATTACTTCGGGATTACCATTCAGAGAGGTTACCAATGTTTGATTCAAAACAATAAAATCACCACCAATAGAGGGAAATCACAAGAATTAATCGGTGATGGCGTTCACGTTTGGTCCAGTGCAGAAATCTGGATCAAAAACAATTACATTTCTGGTCACAAAGACGGCATTTACTTAGAAAAAGCCAACAACACCTTTGTTTTTAGAAATATTTCCGAAAAAAATAAACGTTATGGGTTGCACTTCATGTTCGCTCATAACAATGTCTACACCGGAAATATTTTTAAGAATAATGACGCTGGAGTTGCTGTAATGTACAGCCGAAATGTAGGTATGTATAAAAATAAATTCCTCGATAACTGGGGAGATGGCGTTTATGGACTTTTGCTCAAAGACCTTACCTTCAGTAAAATCAAAAACAATATTTTCAATAACAACACCGCTGCCATTTTTATGGATGGTTCATCAAAAGTAGACCTTTACAACAATCAGTTTTCTAACAACGGTTGGGGAATAAAACTCAATGCCAACTGCATGGAAAACCGTCTCATGAAGAATAATTTCGAAAACAATACTTTCGATGTGAGCACGAGTGGAAGCCTTGTGATGAATACTTTTAAAAATAATCACTGGGACAAATACGAAGGTTATGATCTAGACAAAGACCAAATTGGCGATGTTCCTTTTCATCCCTTGAGTTTATACTCCGTTCTTTCTGAGCAAAATCCTATGATTATGTTGTTGTACCGAGCCTTTTTTGTGGAGATATTAGACCGTTCCGAACGCTTAATTCCAAGTCTTACTCCTGAGAATTTTGTGGATGAGAAACCGGAGATGAGGAAGAATGAGGTGATGTGATGATGTGGTGATGTGGTGATGAGTTTCTCGCAGATTTTTTGCATGCTGGAAGTTGGAAGTTGGATGATGGGATGATGTGGTGATGTGATGATGTGGTGATGAGTTTCTCGCAGATTTTCGCAGATTCTTTTCGCAGATTTTCGCAGATTTTTTGCATGCTGGAAGTTGGATGATGGGATGATGTGGTGATGTGATGATGGATGAATGGTGAATTGATACACCGTTTTTGTGATTTTAAAAATTATTTTTATAAAAAGTTATGATTGAAATAAAAAATTTAACCAAAAAATTCAATAAGTTCACTGCGCTTAATCAGGTGAATATTCGCTTTAATGATGGGCATTCTGTAGCACTCATTGGTCCCAATGGTTGCGGAAAAACTACCCTTATTAAATGTATTCTCGGATTAAATGTAGTAGAAGATGGAGATATTTTGGTCAATAATGAAAGCGTAAAAGAACATTATCTCTACCGAAAAAATATTGGTTACATGCCTCAAATTGGTCGATATCCTGAGAATATGACCATCGCGCAAACCATTCAGATGATTAAAGATACCCGAAAAGTCTCTGAAAACGAATTGGATACCGAACTTCTGGAAGCTTTCGAACTGAAGAGTATTTTTGACAAAAAAATGCGCACCCTTTCTGGCGGAACTACCCAAAAAGTAAGTGCCGTTTTGGCTTTTTTATTCAATCCTGGGATTATAATTTTGGATGAACCAACGGCAGGTTTGGACCCACTTGCTTCTGAAATTTTAAAAAATAAAATCATCAAGGAAAAAAACAAAGGAAAACTCATCATTATCACCTCTCACCTGTTGAGCGAATTGGATGATATTGTGAGTGAAATTGTTTTCATGAATGAAGGAAAAGTCATTGTTCACCAATCTGTAGAAGAATTAATGACGGAAAGAAAAACCGAGAAAATCTCAGAAAGTATCATCAGTATTTTAAAGGAAATGAAGCCATGAACAATATCGCAAAATTCATCTTTTTCGACATTTTAAAGAATAAAATCGTCTTGTTGTATACCCTACTCCTCTTTGTTATTTCATGGTCAGTATTGGGATTAGACAGCAATTACACCAAGGCTACGTTGAGTTTACTCAATATTGTTTTATTGGTGGTTCCACTTGTGAGCATTATTTTTTCTACGATTTACGTGTATAACAGCAGTCAGTTTATAGAATTATTATTGAGTCAACCCATTGCAAGAGGTAAAATTTGGTTGAATATTTTTATCGGGCTTTCCTCAGCATTGATTTTGGCGTATTTGCTTGGTTGTGGCGTTCCTATTTTGCTTTATTCTTCTATAGAAACAGGGTTTTCGCTTATTATCATTGGAGTAATGCTTTCGGTTATTTTCACGGCATTTGCTATGTTGTCTTCGATTGGAAGTAGAGACCGAGCCAAAGGAATAGGCATTTCGATTTTTGTTTGGTTGTTTTTTGCTATTATTTATGACGGCATTTTATTGGTTCTCATGTTTCAATTTTCGGATTATCCCATTGAAGGAATCATGGCGACATTGGCAGCGATAAATCCTATTGGTCTTGCTCGAATTTTCGTGCTCTTGCAACTCAATATTTCAGCGATGCTCGGCTATTCTGGAGCAGTTTTTAAAGATATTTTTGGTTCAGGTGGCGGAATGGGAATTTCTATGGTGATTCTCTTTACTTGGATTGCAGTCCCTTTTCTGCTCTCTTATATCAAATTTAATAAGAAAGATTTATAATTTTCATCATTTGTGTTTTTTTTGTAAATCTTCCCTCTTTGGGAAGATTTTTTTTTAAATATCAATTGAGCTCTTTTCAATTCTCTGATAAATCTCACGTTTTCAAGCCATTATTTTATGATTACAATCATAAAAGCATGACTGGGTTTGCTCGTAATTTTATTTAAAATTTTATAAAAATATGAAAAAGACATTTCTAATCCTTTCTTGTGTTGCTTTAGGACTTATCTCTTGCAACAAAACCGAGGCTACCACTGAAAACTCTACCTCTACAGAAACTGTAGCTGGTGGTCAAGAAGCTGTAGTAGACGAAGATTCTGCTCCTACCATTGTAAAATTAGCGGCAGGAAATAAAGATCTTTCTACCCTCGTTACCGCAGTAGAAGCAGCGGGACTCACTACTTCACTCAGTAATGCAGGTCCATTTACTGTTTTTGCGCCTGTAAATGCTGCTTTTGATAAATTACCTGCTGGAACAGTTGATGATTTATTAAAACCTGAAAACAACAGTAAATTGGGTGATATTTTAGGACACCACACTTATGTAGGAGTGATTAAAACAGAACAAATGACTGACGGTCAATCATTAGGTATGGTAGACGGTAAAAATATTACTATTAAAATGGTGAATGGCAAACCAACTATCAACGGAACCGTTAATATTATTGCTAGTGTTCCTGCCTCTAACGGAATTGTACATTTGGTAGATGGTGTTATTTTACCACAATAATTATTACATAGGTTTTTCACAACAAAAGGCTTACTGATTTTTAGTAAGCCTTTTTTATAGCATCTTTTGCAATTTTTTTAACGCAAAGATTATTTATTATTCTTATGTTTTTAAGGAAGCAAAGTTGGCGAAATTCATTCGCTATGAAGCTTTGTGGAAATTGTATATTTTCTATCACAAAGTTCTCGGAGATGTGGTGAAATGATGGCGCTTTTGAGGACTCTGAGGAACATTGGAAATTGTGAAGACGTGAAGTTGAAATATTTTGCTTTTTGAAGAGATTCTTCACTACTCTACGCTTCGTTCAGAATGACACGGTTCTGTTTTTTACTCACGATTAGGAATCTGAATTATTTTTGAAGCACAAAGATTTTAAACTTAAAACAATGTTATTAAGGGAGCAAAGTTGGAATTCGCTAGCGAATTGACGAAGCGTGTGCTTAAATATTTTATATTTCTCACGGATTATAAATCCGCGAGATCGGACGTAATTGCAGAATAAATTGTCGTTATAAATAATTTTCTAATCATTTGTTCGTTGCTATTACGCAAAACACTCAAATATACGCATTGCGTATAATTTAATTATATAAGTATTGAAAAAAAATAAATGAAGGTGAAAAATCTTTGCGTTTCAAACCCATCACGCCAACTTCCTCAAATGCTCTACAGCTTTCAAAATCGTTTCTGGCCTTTTACTAAAGCAGAATCTAATCATTCTTGTGTTTCTTTGGTCTTGGTAAAACGAACAAAGCGGAATTGTGCAACTTGGTGTTCTTTCGTGAGCCTAATACAGAATTCTTTATCAGGTAAATCAGAAATTTTCTCATAACTGGCAATTTGGAAATAGCTTCCTTCTGATTTTTCCTTAAAAGTAAAAGGCAAACCTCGATGTCTCGGATTTCTAATCCATAACCTCGTATGAAAAAGATAAAAAGAAAAAACGCTGTAAACTAAAGTTTACAGCGTTTGCATTTATTTAGCGGAGAGTGAGGTAAAACCACCTACTCTATCAAACCCTTTATTTATAGGACTTTTCGTTTATTGTAATATCAATACTCACCTAATTACTCACCTATTAATTTGTAGGTTTTTGGTTCATTTTGATAGAGTAAATTTACAAAATTTGGTTTAACTTATCACTATGTTTTGTGATTAATCCGTGATTATTTCTAGTACTTTTTCTATTTCTAGACCAGTGTATTGTCAGAATTCTTCTATGGTGATAAATTGATGTGGAGGTCTGTTTAATGAAGCTTTAATTTTGGCGATAAGTGTGCGTGAATAGGTTTCACTTTTGCCTGTAATTTTCATTACGTCTTTTGGGTAGATGCACAGCCTAAAAAATCTTTTTTTCATACACTATCTATGCTTTTGATATGGAGTTGACTTAGGTGTGGTATACTGATATCAAATTTAATTATTTTCTAAATACACTAATTCTTATAATAAGCTCTAAATCCACTAAAAATTGTGTTTGCAACAGAAAGTATCGTTTTCCGCTAAATGTGTGTAAAACCGCTTTATTATTTGCTTTGGGAGGTTAAAATCTCAAATTTTGTCATGTGAATTCGCGAAGGTTTGAACAGGTGAACCTCATCATCTGAAAAATAAATCTAGTAAAAAGTAAAAAAATGGCAAGACAAAAAAGTATTATCAAGTTGGATGGTACCATCGGTGGTATCACCTTTTACAAATCTAAAGACGGCTACCTCGCAAGAGAGAAAGGCGGTGTTTCGGCGGAAAGAATTAAAAATGACCCTACCTTCCAGAGAACCCGAGAAAATGGTTCAGAATTCGGGAGAGCGGGAAATTCTGGGAAGGTTCTGAGAAATGCAATTCGTCCGCTTTTGTTAAGAGCTTCAGATTCTAGAATGGTAAGCAGATTGACCAAAGAAATGGTTAAGGTTATCCAAATGGACCAAACCAACCCTAGAGGAGCTCGAAACGTGATTGATGGCGAAGCTATCCTTTTAGATGGTTTTGACTTCAATATCAATGGGAAGTTGGGGAACACGCTTTTCGCTCCAAAAACGGTGGATATCACGAGAACCAGCGGTTTATGCCAAGTGAACATTCCAGCTTTTATCCCAACGGTGATGATTGCCGCTCCTGGAGGAACAACTCATTTCAAAATTGTAACAGCTGCAGCTGCAGTGGATTTTGAAAATGGTGTTTTTGAAACTCAGATGAATGAGTCTCCAGTTCAAGCGTGGAATGAAACGGCAACGGACGAATTCATTTTGGATAATGAATTGACTCCGAATAGCCCTCACCCAATCTTCTTGTTTTTGGGAGTAGAATTCTTCCAAGAAGTGAATGGAGAAAAATACCCATTGAAAAATGGAGCTTTCAACGCATTGTCGATTGTGAAAGTTGATACACCAGTTTAAAAATTTACATGGAAATCGTATTGGAAAGGATGTATTTTCCCGAAGGAACGAACGGCGTTTTAAGCCTAAACGGCAAAGAAATTTGTAAAACGATAGAATTGCCTTGGCGAAATAATAAAGCTCGAGTTTCGTGTATTCCAGAGGGAAAATACAAAATCCGAAAGCGTTTTAGTGCAAAGTTTAAGTGGCACTTGGAGTTGATCAATGTAAAGAATAGAAAATACATTCTTTTACATCCAGCAAATAACGCTTTGAAGGAGTTGAATGGTTGTATTGCTCCGGTAAGTCAAATTACAGGAGAAGGTAGAGGAAATGAATCGAGAAAGGCTTTTGAGAAGCTCAAAAATTTGGTTTTCCCCTATTTAGAGAATGGTTTTGTAGTAGAACTCATTGTTACCAAAAAAAATATTAAATAATTTTCTTTTCCCCGACCCTGACTTCGACGACGCTCAGTCACCAGACTTCGACGACGCTCAGTCACCAGACTTCGACGACGCTCAGTCACCAGACTTCGACGACGCTCAGTCACCAGACTTCGACGACGCTCAGTCACCATGGGAGGAAAATTTGAAAGAAAAATTTTTGCCCCAACCCTAAAGGGTGAAATTTTTCTTTATTGTAAAGGGAGGAAAATTTCTAAAAAATAAAATATTATGAAAAAATTAGTGCAAAGAATTCAGGAACCAACGCCGAAGTTTTTCCGCAAGCTTAGAAACATTGGTTTAGCCTTAACAGCTGTAAGTGGTGTTATTGTGACTGCTCCTGTTTCGCTTCCAGCTTTGGTGGTGAGTGTAGCAGGATATTTGGCAGTAGCTGGAGGCATAGCTTCGGCGGTAAGTCAAGCTGCGGTATATCGTGATGATTAGCATTTTTTGGTCGATGGGTATTCATTTTATATTGATTTGCTATGAATTACGTGGATAACTCGACAAAATTTAGCACTGCATTTGGGACGGTTTTAAGTATATTTGTTAACCTACAAGCCGAAGATATTCTGAAGACGATCATTCTTGGATTTTTGGGTGGTGTATCGAGTTTTGTAGCAACACTTTTGGTTAAGAGATTACTCCAAATGATGAAAAAAAAACCTAATCCTTAGTTGTGGTGACTATTTGGATAAAAAAGAGCCTCTCCGAGTTGGAGAGGCTTTTTCGTTTATAAAATTTGGTAGAAAATTTTATCAATCTTGAAAAATTAAAAAACTTCCCGAAGGAAGTTTTAAAAAATTACATCGATAAATAGTAACGTCTAACTAAACTATCACGAAGTTCTTTTACTGCTTTTGCCTGCTGTTCAATTTTCTTTTCTAATTCCCATGTAGATTTGATTTTAAGTGTCATTTCTGGGTTTTGGGAGGATTTTTCAAGAGCTGGAATAATAAAATTGCGCATCAGTGTTTTTAGTTCAGAAATACGAAGCATTTCAATAACACTTCCGCACAAGTAAGGATGGAAAAATCCATGTTTCCACAGGGCGTAAAATGTCCAGTAAACATTTTCCATTTCTTCTAAGTTTCTGCAGTATAAAATAAAGCAGTTCGGACAAGGTTCTTGGAGGGGTTTTCCAGCATTTCTGCCACGGTTAAGAATAAAAATTGCGGTTTTAGGCGTAGCCTGTTGTACATCGTATGTACGTACTTTGAAATTTTGCATAACTCGGGATTTAATGATTCGACTATGCTCATCAACCCTGCTTCGCAGGAAAATTTCTAAAAGAAAAAAAAGGAAAAAAAAGAAAGTGTTCAATTCTACAGGAGGGAAAATGCGATGCAATATTTTTTTGAAAAAAGTATGGGCGTTTTTTGCTTTACACGCACATAGTTTTTTCAAAAAACCC
Proteins encoded:
- the nosZ gene encoding Sec-dependent nitrous-oxide reductase — its product is MKIIQLFGISAFASLAFLGSCKPKGTETAVSGDAAEKVYVAPGKYDEMYNFVSGGFNGQVNVYGLPSGRLLKVLPVFSVNPENGYGYSEETKPMLETSHGFIPWDDQHHLALSQTNGETDGRWLFANANNTPRVARLDLKTFKTVEIIELPNSAGNHSSPFITENTEYVVAGTRFAVPTDDQNGDVPINSFKENFKGVISFIGVNKETGDMNLSFQIEAPGVNFDLSHAGKGKSHGWFFFSCYNSEQANSLLEVNASQNDKDFIMAVNWKKAEEYLKAGKGRKVKTQYAHNTWNEETHTATSKMEQEVTVLSAKELKDICYFMPTPKSPHGCDVDPTGEYIIGSGKLAAMIPVHSFSKMLKAIENKEFSGEYDGIPILKYESTLHGEVQKPGLGPLHTEFDGKGNAYTSMFVSSEVVKWDIKTLKVLDRQPTFYSVGHLMVAGGDTSKPFGKYLVAYNKITKDRFLPTGPELTQSAQLFDISGDKMKLLLDFPTFGEPHYAQAAPAELFTKNQLKFYDIAKNKHPYATKGEAESKVVRQGNKVHVYMTSIRSHFAPDNIEGIKVGDEVYFHVTNLEQDWDVPHGFAIKGNQNAELLIMPGETCTLKWVPKKPGMYPMYCTDFCSALHQEMQGYVRVSPAGSNVPLTYSLNNKADNAKSPVKTAVTK
- a CDS encoding nitrous oxide reductase accessory protein NosL; the protein is MKNLFNILGIISLGIFFSCSPKGPEKINFGKDQCELCKMGIEDPKFATELITEKGRIYKFDDLNCMQSYATENAEQVGQAKLFVPDFLTNELFPLEKATLITGGAIKSPMNGNVAAFIDKTKAQEEAQKLGASFLEQ
- the nosD gene encoding nitrous oxide reductase family maturation protein NosD; its protein translation is MKNLSKILSLLFLLNFVYHSAKTLVVGKNQAYKTINSAIAQAQNGDTILVQKGHYKEGNINIQKSIALIGIGRPVLDGQMKYEIVSLRANKILLQGFKIINSGEDEVKNIGAVRLYDSQFSTIKNNIFENNYFGITIQRGYQCLIQNNKITTNRGKSQELIGDGVHVWSSAEIWIKNNYISGHKDGIYLEKANNTFVFRNISEKNKRYGLHFMFAHNNVYTGNIFKNNDAGVAVMYSRNVGMYKNKFLDNWGDGVYGLLLKDLTFSKIKNNIFNNNTAAIFMDGSSKVDLYNNQFSNNGWGIKLNANCMENRLMKNNFENNTFDVSTSGSLVMNTFKNNHWDKYEGYDLDKDQIGDVPFHPLSLYSVLSEQNPMIMLLYRAFFVEILDRSERLIPSLTPENFVDEKPEMRKNEVM
- a CDS encoding ABC transporter ATP-binding protein, which codes for MIEIKNLTKKFNKFTALNQVNIRFNDGHSVALIGPNGCGKTTLIKCILGLNVVEDGDILVNNESVKEHYLYRKNIGYMPQIGRYPENMTIAQTIQMIKDTRKVSENELDTELLEAFELKSIFDKKMRTLSGGTTQKVSAVLAFLFNPGIIILDEPTAGLDPLASEILKNKIIKEKNKGKLIIITSHLLSELDDIVSEIVFMNEGKVIVHQSVEELMTERKTEKISESIISILKEMKP
- a CDS encoding ABC transporter permease subunit, which codes for MNNIAKFIFFDILKNKIVLLYTLLLFVISWSVLGLDSNYTKATLSLLNIVLLVVPLVSIIFSTIYVYNSSQFIELLLSQPIARGKIWLNIFIGLSSALILAYLLGCGVPILLYSSIETGFSLIIIGVMLSVIFTAFAMLSSIGSRDRAKGIGISIFVWLFFAIIYDGILLVLMFQFSDYPIEGIMATLAAINPIGLARIFVLLQLNISAMLGYSGAVFKDIFGSGGGMGISMVILFTWIAVPFLLSYIKFNKKDL
- a CDS encoding fasciclin domain-containing protein, producing MKKTFLILSCVALGLISCNKTEATTENSTSTETVAGGQEAVVDEDSAPTIVKLAAGNKDLSTLVTAVEAAGLTTSLSNAGPFTVFAPVNAAFDKLPAGTVDDLLKPENNSKLGDILGHHTYVGVIKTEQMTDGQSLGMVDGKNITIKMVNGKPTINGTVNIIASVPASNGIVHLVDGVILPQ
- a CDS encoding DUF5675 family protein: MEIVLERMYFPEGTNGVLSLNGKEICKTIELPWRNNKARVSCIPEGKYKIRKRFSAKFKWHLELINVKNRKYILLHPANNALKELNGCIAPVSQITGEGRGNESRKAFEKLKNLVFPYLENGFVVELIVTKKNIK
- a CDS encoding DUF6943 family protein, whose amino-acid sequence is MQNFKVRTYDVQQATPKTAIFILNRGRNAGKPLQEPCPNCFILYCRNLEEMENVYWTFYALWKHGFFHPYLCGSVIEMLRISELKTLMRNFIIPALEKSSQNPEMTLKIKSTWELEKKIEQQAKAVKELRDSLVRRYYLSM